catccatccaagttttccaccaaactaacagacttgtggaaacttttaggcgaccagccgcctaaatcccatggccatggctacgctaggcgccacttataccatcatgccgctggcatgcacaaactatgtcatccatgccgcaatgccactggcatgcactaaagacgccactgtgccattatcaggagCCAACAGAAGGGAGCCATAATCaatgactacccttcctcatgagatgcaatctccgccatccaagttctccaccaaactaacagacttgtggaaacatttaggcgaccagccgcctaaatctcgtggccatggctacgccaggtgccacttaTACCATCATGCcgttggcatgcacaaactatgccagccatgccgcaatgccactggcatgcactaaaggcgctactgtgctattatcaggcgccaacagaaagggagccataatcaatggctacccttcctcatgagatgcaatctcggccatccaagttctccaccgaactgatagacttgtggcaagtttcaggcggcaAGCCAAGACGagtctaatagcatcacatgttattttcctgcggcaagtctcgtaATTTTGACTTGCCAAAGTGCTAAATGTTTTCCACAAagaacactcgagatatcaaacatgtcataaactgggggatactcatcagggtattggtctagcggtttacagcgtgcggcgtgcaatatgcccgttacaagaaagtgtcatgaaaaagggcggttagtaatgggaagaagtaatggtgtaaacgtttccttcatcatggaagcataaattctaacgttatacgttactccacgcttccactactcaatcgtttccacttcctacgagatcagagtatgttttattatgacttgtataaataggtttcacttatttccaccaaacaacaagttttgttcaggagagcaacacagtatccagaaatcacctgatagcttttcattcatctAGCCAATtcttctttctgatacaagtcacaaacaaccacactttcagaatcaacgattctggtctctacACTTTCTtcccttccctccctaagactaacccttctcattcactttgtgaccgaagcaagcctggaacggccatttcttggtttaggccatatttttacagattgatctctcgaatcaaaagtactcccgtgtattacattgtttaggatctagactcgtttctcatccacacactcgaaattaccaaaaacagcagaaaccgttttcaccttcaaacacctgtttaagaaaagcctgtttatattgcatatatttgatttttcttaataaaatttcggtacaattgatatattccattatgatatgtatggatgtgtgtgtgtgtgtgtgtgtgtgtgattcaattatttccggttaagaaaaactgtgtcaatttatttgtcttattttttggtatcttctttattgttgggtatcaagtgtttttgcttaacgaaatttcggtgcgattgcggtgttataatgtctatgtttgtttcaaatggttccggttaagaaaataattttgcaagtcaatttattttggtttgtatgtattgtttatagcTTAACAAAATACGTGATCATTTGTTtggtccaattcgattccggataagaaactaagctaaatctgatcttagttagacttatcaaattcaaGTATTCgtttattcaagtctaatagaatgccttgacaagaaaaactagttaactaacctagtgcttgtcttgtctaaagagaaaggtctaagttattttctgaataattagttactgatgagagaaataaagttaattatgatctttattttggtcttatcgaaataagagaTTATATGTGTACAATCAGTTTAACAAGGGAACtgagtttcttagtcaatttgttaaactattagggaaaattgattcGAGAAGTAGTTTTCTTTGATAAcgtattaaaactaaattacttgtagtttcggttttaatgtTGGTTATCTAAAAGTGGTATGTGAATTCTTCGTGCTTCAcccttataggttgtttacaagtcttatggatttgtaagatcctttcgacctgtatttgctcgaacctttgtaattttatgacaaaaatggtgagaaatatatggagtaaacaagtgatttgcaatcactaaggaaaggacaattgtgcttaaacgttatatctaatgaaagagtaaagcattgactaagggggagaaacatatcatattgctgtGTAGTCATTCtgtactacaaaaggggaataaaaaacatgttcggattgaatatatacctatatTACCTTTATAGGGAGTAAAAGCTTTGTTATTCATATGTCAACAACGGAATTTATTAATTGAATATATGAaagatattgtgttgttgaaacttggaatcaagcgtatgtataatgaattcttgtaatttgtttatccatatgtattaagaattttttcactaaaattgacaaagggttagagcatagctcggttgaacccaccaagcgttggtatgtcaagtttggttatcatattttaatgagtcaaaactcatctaagagtcgcttgattatgtactagagacaacttcgtttaggatagactagaaagtataggaatgttgagacatacaagtattactcgaagacctgaagaacgtgaagaagtaacgagctacaacgacggcatcatccttcctcttaaggttattaatattgacttgaactgtttcattcataacgtatctttcaagtcgtgctatattgaaaacataactacgaagttgTATATGGATATATTattctagtagtgagacatgagcatatgatcatagtattagggaattagactacgaagtataacgcttatcttttgaacttcgtagatatgacatcgacataatcttatgaatgctgTTATGATTAGgtatatgggtaaaggtgaagatttcatcctgaatgttttacatttgtttaaaggaagtacattcatgaacttgttttatgaatcgaaagggacgtctctaggattattggtaagactattcattgcaaatctttggattaccaatatgtgtgagatggtagaatcgatcgtaactttgttatgtatcttggtaaaactaatcacaatgcctgacttatgatttggtatgactagttttgattaattagtgtaaacAATcccaagtaatcacctgagatggtatgatcgatatttataattggtgtgactgatcctagtaattggtgtgaccgatcacagagaaGTTGTGTactcgatccttgtaattggtgtaatcgtTCCTAGTAAttttggtaaccgatcctggtaattggtgtaaccgatcctagtgattggtgtgaccaatcacaagcaataccatgtgtatatggtaaccgattctagtaattgatgtaaccgattctggtaactgatgtaaccggtcctagtagcttgtgtgaccgatcacaagtgttccatattagggtataaccgatcccagtgattagtagaaccgattgaacccatggatgtgatttgatgtttgatcaatcacatagttgtcttggaatacagatgaaccaattctaaacttgtttggaagtgtgatataatcgattccaagattgtaaatatgaaagagcatTTACAAAGATGACATGTCAACATTCTTTAAAAACGTATAGTaacttttatcttttattgttcaaagatattccttagtactcaaggagatcatgttccgaaataaattaagaatcttttaattaaggttattagttttatatgctttaattaccatcaattaaatgcatatctctagagaataaaaattagtaatgtgcatttactaattgaatattttctattgagagatttcgggaaatattggacaaagcatttactgggattatgaaaaccgaatggacatttattgcatatcttgagaatactttcggttttggaaattccttggtttccaaatatccttggtctataaataccgaagttagcatttctagcaaactatcctaagagccaggaaaacttcatcttttgttgtttctggtagatCCGTCtaatcagagaggaaagtaccctaattaggagaaatctcttacgaccgctcgtttaaagacttatgtgtcaagaagctctacgagtaccgttggtgggaaactagacgattgcagtgttattatttttcgattgatttgattgactaactgttgttgaaaccttgattgcacctagtttgtttattcttgagaatcttctcttctgatataagattcaatcaaactagatcgaacTATCCACGGGATTTttaaaactgtttgtagatctaaagacatcttgtacatttaacatactccgttctgtacatgattgatcacaaaagattcgaGTGGTGTTTTGCAGGCTTTAATTGAAGATcggagaagatttgaagacgaagaagatttcttattggtttctcatatctttgtgttgcgCAAActttgatcggatgggatccaaatagaattggatttattcgattgatcaTTTGCGTGAGATAGGTAGCACATAATAGTTCTTTTGAGatatattttgattgttacaaatccgaatcttattacttaggtaatagagattggattaatctaaccaggcaaaggagtttattatattaaatggaagagcctttgcatatgatttGAGAgatcttatcttaaagaatcaatagagttgtcaccaaacagatttgttgttcctttactatttggaatacgatccaaaggaattgttccagtgcatgcactcatcgaagtcggaactgaggaaactaagtgaactaggattagttgcttggtcttaactatacgaagttggtttagattttttatagcggcttaattctgagagtattcaattctggactaggtcccggggtttttctgcatttgcggtttcctcgttaacaaaatcttgctgtgtcttttacttttgtaTTTCCGCAATTACAATTGTTAatcataattagaagtaaaatacacaaacgctaACTCCGCTTTACttaatcacactttggtagtcgtattgtctcgatctcgtacccatagacaatcacacaaagtgtgaataccgatttgtagtattgtctcgactttcgAAAATcgctttcggtaagaggacttataggtggataaattaaatattgtggtgtatttgggtaccctcgtattttcataaGGTATACTACTTATGATTCCGAGTCAGGTAGACAgatttttacagttttcgccctatactaaaaaccaccatcaacagaaactaaataataagtcaaaagatgatcatgtgaaaattgccttgaaatattttatatgatttgtgcgagacaatcatttgatgtcgactcggaaagtttcatattgatcattcaatcacttgaaaattacttataagctaataatttgtgtgagacagcttttgtcgtcttctaaggatgtttcaatgattgaaatgggacttTAGAACAAATAAACCTttatctggatacaacacagtatgcataccagtatgcaaactgttgtgcaaacggttttaactgttaaagtccgtgaaccgagtttgcataccagtatgcgatcggttctacctgagttaaggtccgggaaagcagtatgcataccggtttgcaaactgctggacaagaccaaagtctggaagttatagtttgcgtacccgtttgcaaacttagtggttaaagttctaaaatcggttaagtaagttttcatactcatgaaaaaatatatttatgaattaaggaatgcaatctttgcaaaccgtggcttaatgttcttGAATTGATTCTCGTGAAAAAATCCGATTTTGATTAAATTGGTTCATGTATAATTATATGAAAtagtaaacaattgaacaactctatttaaaacacaattagattcatttgattatctttcatgtttgattgatcatcatagttgatttagaagtgttagatgaatatgattaagacaaaagtgttcatatggctaactttggttaactattgtcgagccaactcagtatacacgtttaggtacggttacccatatctaaatgaaagtatatttcatttgtgtgtaacaagataagaccatctaatggtagagagatatttctttggttttaagcagacttagcttgaatcttaaatcaggttttcatctaacggtgaatattgaatgctttgttactaagatatcttggctttgattgaaagcaaaccatgatttgaaagactatataagggagaagaactcaagcaactggaaaacctaataccggcactttcatgtgtcctagttgcgacttgagtcgattctcctttaacctaagtttttttccaaaaccattataggttaacaacttgaagaattCATCTGGGAAtcctgaagccagacccaactattttctatgtagttccgtgatctgatcttacttgttctatcgtattgagtactatattctctaagattaactcgagagttatctccgataggtaagatataaaaagtaatcacaaagctattcgtctcattctttgtgattccacaataacttcttctactaccatatagttaagttattgtgaggtgattgatatttctaggatactcttcgggagtataagaccggattattaattggttcctgttcaccttgatttatcaaaagatggaacaaaaacttcataggtacttttttgggagacagatttatctatcaaaataaaCTTATatctgggagacaaatttgtttataagtcttcgactttgagtcgtagcaactcttagttgtgggtgagatcagctaagggaatcaagtgcgcagaatccgtcgtggttcaagaggcgtaaggaatgcaattgtaccttaatcggtgtgagacttggttagggatcaactacattccagtctgaagttaacttgtagtaggctagtgtctgtagcggcttaatacagtgtggcgttcaaatctggactaggtcccggggtttttctgcatttgcagtttcctcgttaacaaaacttctggtgtctgtgttatttcttttacgtattatatttgtttatatatataattcagatatcacaagttgtgtgtagttcaatcaatttgtaaatccgaccttgtttgttggagtgTAATTGATTggaacttgggcattggtctttggtaccatccaatttatttctcatatcaatcgggctcacagatttctatctgttcgattgcagattgtattgaaaaattgagatataactctttggtatatttcttgattgagatcgctttctaagctggtgctctcggaattatattggaattagtccatacagattttcgaacgaattattgggtgtggttgttataccctcgctttttcatcaAGTCTTCAAACTTACGAAATCCCTTTATGGCCTGAATCAAGCCTCTCGTCAATGGTTTGGTAAACTCTCCTCAGTTTTCATAACTGAAGGATTTCAGAAATCTTTATGTGATAACTCTCTCTTCACATATCATCGTGGTACAATTTCCATTTTTGTTAGTGTCAATGTTAACGACATCATTATTACTGGCACAAAGGATAACTTTATTAACTCACTAAGTTACGTCTTGCAACTCATTTTTCGATTAAGGACCTTGGTCGTTTACAATATTATTTAGTCATTGAGATTTCTCGATCTGATAAAGGTATTTTTCTATGTCAAAGAAAGTATGTCCTAGACATTCTTAAGGACTGTGGCCTCACAGGGGCACGTGTTGCATCTTTTCCCATGGATACACATCTCAAGTTACTTCCTACAGATGTTAAGAAATTAACTGATCCCAAGTTTTTTTCGCCGTCTTATTGGTCGCTTATTATATCTCAGTGTCACTCATCCGGATATCACATTCTCAGTAaattatttgagtcattttatgCAACATCCTCGTATGGCTCATTTGGATGTTGCTCATCATGTACTATGTTATCTCAAGGGAACCATTGAGCATGGAATATTTTTATCTGCATACAGTTCCCCAATCTCTATATGGTTATGCGGACTCTGATTGGACAGGTTGTCCTATTACTCGGCATTCTACTACAGGTTACTTCGTTACAATAGGTAATAGTCATATTTCCTGGAAATCAAAGAAACATCCTACTGTAGCACGCTCTTCCGCTGAAGATGATATTGTGCCTTGGAAAATCTAAAATCTAAACCTCAATGCTTACGATATCTTTTCAAATACATGTTCCTCTCCTTATCACTATTTCTTGTGATAGTCAGATTCTTGTCTTTCACGAGCTTACTAAACATATCTAAATTGATTGCCATTTTATTCATGAAAAATTAATAAGTGGATTGATACTTCCAAAGCATCTTCAGTCCTCTGATCAGCTCACAGATATTTTTACCAAGCCTTCACGAGCTCCACAATTTGGTTGTTTGGTTAGCAAGTTAGAGAGGCTCTTAGCTGATTAGTTGTTGTATCTAGTTTCAATCTTCCTCCCTTGTAGCTAGTTAGGTTTAGTCTTCCTATTCTTTTGTTCTCTCCTATCattttgctttctttgttattttatcCTAATCTTTGTAAACTTATGTAAATATGTATTTTGTATAAATGACTCAATGAAACTCAACTCTACATAGTGGCATGAGGAATAAAATCCTTTCTCAAGATTTTTTTTATTCACAAACACATAAAGGAACATTACATGAACAGAAACTCCAACAAGTTTGTTTATTTGGGAACAGTTAATCGAGATTCTATAATATTTCAAAACCTAAGACTAACTTTGGATTCATAGATCCATGATGCATAATATTtcaagatattatgagtttcatGGTGTCTTCGGAGTACTTGAACGATATTTCAGTTTCTTCCAAACACTGATCTTTCTCTTTCCTACTCCAGTCCTGATTCAGAGACATTGCACATGAAAAAATATATTAGCCAATTGTGCTGATCCTTTAAACAATCCTCAATAAAAGATTTTTACTTACTTGAGCAACTTTGTTTAGCTTTTCTCTGGCATTCTGTAGTAGTTCTGAAAGCTCCCCATTATTCCACTTGTAGAATTCCAACTCCTTTTTTTCAAGTATCTTCTCGGATGCCTGAACCTGATATATAATGAAACGTAAAGATATAAACATATAGCTAGACTTTGAATTTATCTTCCTTAAATTAATTACCATATGCATTCATATATTATCGTTTTACCAAGTATGCGTCCACCGGCTGCCAGCCCGAAGTAAATGTCATAGAAATGGCAAAAAATTGCTTTAGGATTCTTCACTGCTACTTCCTCTAGATAGGACGCATATGCAATCCCAGCGGTAGTTGGTGGTGGAATTTGAATTCCCATCTCTTCTGTAAACCACTCCAAATCTTTAGCTAATGCTCCTAACCTTTCGAACCCTGTATTTCTCAGCTCTGCATCTACATGCAATAAAAATATATGCACATATATGTGAACAATATGTACTTGGGGAGATTATTGAATATGAATCATAAACACATTTCCTACGATGCTTTAAATGGCATATTCACACTTACAAGAAGAATAGTATGCAACCGTGACGATTTTCTCAAGTGCATCATAGACAACTTTGCTATCAACTAGAAAATTAATATACCCGTGTAATGAAGGCTTCTCTTTCATCAAAATTTGAGCCATTGTTTCGTTATTGCCCCCTTTTCTGGATGGATCTTTTACGTGTAATTTCATTGCCACGTATCGTAATTCTTCTACAAATGTCATGTTTTTCTGCTTATGATATTCATCGCTTTTGTTCATATTAGCGGAGGCAACAACAGCACGGGATATTGATGGCGCATGTAATATTCTCCCGTGACTATCATTCTTACTCTCCCATAGAGCAAAATGATTCAACTTCAATGACAATGACGACTTATGGAAACCATGACGGGATTTCATAAGATCATGAGAAATGTAagtgatcctagtaagggaatcGATTTTGTTTAGTGTTTTGCTCGAATGAGTTTTGTTCGGAAAGTACCGAGATTGAGATACCAATGTTTTTGAAGTAGCCATGAAATAAGATAACGATATTTATTTGTTGAAGCGAAATgaagaacaagaacaacaacTGCAACAACGACAGAGAGGAAGAAAGTATACGAGATGGAGTGATGGAAATGTATCCACCCTTCAGTATTTATGATCGACTATATCATTAAAATATATTCCATAGGATTTACTGTACAAAGTAAACTCCATAAATATAAAATATGTGGTATTTGCGTGCAACTTGCAAATCT
This portion of the Papaver somniferum cultivar HN1 chromosome 11, ASM357369v1, whole genome shotgun sequence genome encodes:
- the LOC113321060 gene encoding heme oxygenase 1, chloroplastic-like, with the translated sequence MATSKTLVSQSRYFPNKTHSSKTLNKIDSLTRITYISHDLMKSRHGFHKSSLSLKLNHFALWESKNDSHGRILHAPSISRAVVASANMNKSDEYHKQKNMTFVEELRYVAMKLHVKDPSRKGGNNETMAQILMKEKPSLHGYINFLVDSKVVYDALEKIVTVAYYSSYAELRNTGFERLGALAKDLEWFTEEMGIQIPPPTTAGIAYASYLEEVAVKNPKAIFCHFYDIYFGLAAGGRILGSGIREDT